The proteins below are encoded in one region of Pseudonocardia sp. DSM 110487:
- a CDS encoding isopenicillin N synthase family oxygenase translates to MTNPVPVVDISGFRDGTDPHTAPAQVGAAATTSGFFQIVGHGIPTALFDAVYAVAAELAALPQGTKEALVSPSGHPYRGMRQNFDRTGRLVSEGYTASRFDGPQDALDHGVAPEHIEFFAENVWPDIDGFRPAVQALAVRTRDLGRQMMQIFAVALDLPVDHFDAYTAIDSTTSTIRLYPARHAPLTEDPTVIFDEHFDGGLLTLLHQRGTYEGLQIRDLDGEWFSVPVRDDAFVINVGELMTRWTNGNWPATRHRVIAAADPEGHRATLPTFFNASPDTVVAPLPTQGEPHFEPVTVAAWQNRHIAKSHAERRHTTSGAKNEAYVARLAGADQ, encoded by the coding sequence GTGACCAACCCCGTCCCCGTCGTCGACATCTCCGGCTTCCGCGACGGCACCGACCCGCACACCGCCCCGGCCCAGGTCGGCGCGGCCGCCACCACCAGCGGCTTCTTCCAGATCGTCGGCCACGGCATCCCGACCGCGCTCTTCGACGCCGTGTACGCGGTCGCCGCCGAGCTCGCCGCCCTGCCGCAGGGGACGAAGGAGGCGCTCGTCTCGCCGTCCGGACACCCCTACCGCGGGATGCGGCAGAACTTCGACCGCACCGGGCGGCTGGTGTCCGAGGGCTACACAGCCTCGCGGTTCGACGGTCCGCAGGACGCGCTCGACCATGGCGTGGCGCCCGAGCACATCGAGTTCTTCGCCGAGAACGTGTGGCCCGACATCGACGGGTTCCGCCCTGCCGTCCAGGCGCTCGCCGTGCGCACCCGCGATCTGGGGCGTCAGATGATGCAGATCTTCGCGGTGGCGCTCGACCTCCCGGTGGACCACTTCGATGCCTACACCGCGATCGACTCGACGACCTCGACCATCCGGCTCTACCCCGCCCGGCACGCCCCACTCACCGAGGATCCGACGGTCATTTTCGACGAGCACTTCGACGGCGGCCTGCTCACGCTGCTGCACCAGCGCGGCACCTACGAGGGCCTGCAGATCCGCGACCTCGACGGGGAGTGGTTCTCGGTGCCGGTCCGCGACGACGCCTTCGTGATCAACGTCGGCGAGCTGATGACCCGCTGGACCAACGGCAACTGGCCGGCGACGCGCCACCGGGTCATCGCGGCCGCCGATCCCGAGGGGCATCGCGCCACGTTGCCGACGTTCTTCAACGCGTCCCCGGACACCGTGGTCGCCCCGCTCCCCACTCAGGGGGAGCCGCACTTCGAACCGGTGACCGTCGCCGCGTGGCAGAACCGGCACATCGCGAAGAGCCACGCCGAACGGCGGCACACGACCTCCGGGGCGAAGAACGAGGCGTACGTGGCGCGGCTGGCCGGGGCGGACCAATGA
- a CDS encoding MarR family transcriptional regulator: MRMVLGLVLHTSHQARLAMASGMLTGVQLELVVYEQEREIRPKVEALLNRVQLDGMLLGRVPYDACRDLLPPDLPLSINRYAALELTLTLGRALRQGLAPAPVSIDTFDRSVVDDVTTALGMQPDQVMCLPYAADISYPQIIEFHERFLAEHPDGFVITVRSEVTRALGHRDRVLNVVPLETTVRAELHELVLRIQSQRAKEMSFAAGIFSVVDFERDSNLDRARVGLLNMLLNTPEFADAWVDTRGSRGVAVLAHRALFNEVTGNWSSLPVVGTALESLGIRVAAGFGFGSSARKCVMLAEKAVAQAEQTGAPCGFLMDEDGLMVGPLRPGATPLRFTYREHGPDLERLARRAGLSAATISRLAALDRTLGGRPLSPGDLAAALHITDPSGRRLIRKLTASGLAVPQGSAQANRRGRPTTLYQLTIAAAIREDER, translated from the coding sequence ATGCGGATGGTTCTCGGGCTCGTCCTGCACACGTCTCACCAGGCTCGGCTGGCGATGGCGAGCGGGATGCTCACCGGCGTCCAGCTGGAGCTGGTGGTCTACGAGCAGGAGCGCGAGATCCGGCCCAAGGTCGAGGCGCTGCTGAATCGCGTCCAGCTGGACGGGATGCTCCTCGGTCGCGTGCCCTACGACGCGTGCCGTGACCTGCTGCCGCCGGACCTGCCGCTGTCGATCAACCGGTACGCGGCGCTCGAGCTCACGCTCACGCTCGGCCGCGCCCTGCGGCAGGGCTTGGCGCCGGCACCCGTCAGCATCGACACGTTCGACCGCTCGGTCGTGGACGATGTGACCACGGCGCTCGGCATGCAGCCCGACCAGGTCATGTGCCTGCCGTACGCGGCGGACATCTCGTACCCGCAGATCATCGAGTTCCACGAGAGGTTCCTGGCCGAGCACCCGGACGGTTTCGTCATCACGGTCCGCAGCGAGGTGACGCGGGCGCTGGGGCACCGGGACCGAGTGCTCAACGTCGTGCCGCTGGAGACCACCGTGCGCGCGGAGCTGCACGAGCTCGTGCTGCGGATCCAGTCGCAGCGGGCCAAGGAGATGTCGTTCGCGGCGGGCATCTTCTCGGTGGTCGACTTCGAGCGGGACTCCAACCTCGACCGGGCCCGCGTCGGGCTGCTGAACATGCTGCTGAACACCCCGGAGTTCGCCGACGCGTGGGTCGACACCCGGGGCAGCCGCGGGGTGGCCGTGCTGGCCCACCGGGCGCTCTTCAACGAGGTCACCGGCAACTGGTCCTCGCTGCCGGTCGTCGGCACGGCGCTCGAGAGCCTCGGGATCCGGGTGGCGGCAGGCTTCGGGTTCGGGTCGTCGGCCCGCAAGTGCGTGATGCTCGCCGAGAAGGCCGTGGCGCAGGCCGAGCAGACCGGCGCGCCCTGCGGCTTCCTCATGGACGAGGACGGCCTGATGGTGGGGCCGTTGCGCCCCGGGGCCACCCCACTGCGCTTCACCTACCGCGAGCACGGGCCAGATCTCGAGCGGCTGGCCCGGCGCGCCGGGCTCTCCGCCGCCACGATCTCCCGGCTCGCGGCGCTCGACCGCACGCTCGGCGGGCGGCCGCTGTCGCCCGGCGACCTCGCCGCCGCGCTGCACATCACCGATCCCAGCGGCCGCCGGCTGATCCGCAAGTTGACCGCGAGCGGCCTGGCCGTGCCCCAGGGCAGCGCCCAGGCCAACCGCAGGGGAAGGCCGACCACTCTCTACCAGCTGACGATCGCCGCGGCGATCCGAGAGGACGAGCGATGA
- a CDS encoding ABC transporter ATP-binding protein produces the protein MAAPETDVKTDVIAVRGVGKTFPQGRERVEVLHEIDLTIPRGSFVTLFGPSGCGKSTLLRLLAGLQQQDTGDVSLFGSTPREAARRKEIAWIPQSSAVLPWRTVRGNALLSRVVNRRGGAGRVPQDVGGTLGELGLDRFAGFLPRQLSGGMRQRTALARGFVQGAPLMLMDEPFSALDEFTRERARRVLLDAWEQHRRTVVMVTHSAIEAVLVSDLVVVMTSRPGRIRAVVPVDLPRPRGHDVEDSAEFLDIVRRIKVELRAGEET, from the coding sequence GTGGCAGCTCCTGAGACAGACGTCAAGACCGACGTGATCGCGGTGCGTGGAGTCGGCAAGACGTTCCCACAGGGCCGCGAGCGCGTCGAGGTGCTCCACGAGATCGATCTGACCATTCCGCGCGGGTCGTTCGTGACGCTCTTCGGACCGTCGGGCTGCGGCAAGTCCACGCTCCTGCGGCTGCTCGCGGGGCTGCAGCAGCAGGACACCGGCGACGTGTCGCTGTTCGGCAGCACCCCGCGTGAGGCGGCCCGGCGCAAGGAGATCGCGTGGATCCCGCAGTCGTCGGCGGTGCTGCCCTGGCGAACCGTCCGCGGAAACGCGCTGCTGTCGCGCGTGGTCAACCGGCGGGGCGGTGCCGGCCGGGTCCCCCAGGACGTCGGCGGCACGCTCGGCGAGCTCGGGCTGGATCGGTTCGCGGGCTTCCTGCCGCGGCAGCTGTCCGGCGGGATGCGCCAGCGCACCGCGCTCGCCCGTGGCTTCGTGCAGGGCGCCCCGCTGATGCTGATGGACGAGCCGTTCTCCGCGCTTGACGAGTTCACCCGCGAACGCGCCCGCCGCGTGCTGCTCGACGCGTGGGAGCAGCACCGGCGCACGGTCGTGATGGTCACGCACTCCGCGATCGAGGCGGTGCTCGTCTCCGACCTGGTCGTCGTGATGACATCACGCCCCGGCCGCATCCGTGCCGTCGTGCCCGTCGACCTGCCCCGGCCGCGCGGGCACGACGTCGAGGACAGCGCGGAGTTCCTCGACATCGTGCGGCGGATCAAGGTGGAACTGCGGGCGGGGGAGGAGACCTGA
- a CDS encoding ABC transporter permease yields MLLGLAWQWVADALPSVVPPLGDVAADLVDQPDFYLENLAETLTSAALGFVVGVCGALMLAVVVVHVPWLAAAVMPVAVLVHSTPILAIAPALIVAFGFNRTPHVIVVALITFFPMLINGITGLRAIDPEALDVFRAMAASRWDVFVRLRVPSSLGYLFAAAKTCVTMAVIGAIVSEFTGTSEGIGAVIVQSTVYLNITQMWGAIAVAAACSLALLGVVTLVERLVVRW; encoded by the coding sequence GTGCTGCTCGGATTGGCCTGGCAGTGGGTGGCCGATGCCCTACCCAGCGTCGTCCCACCGCTCGGGGACGTCGCGGCCGACCTCGTCGACCAGCCGGACTTCTACCTCGAGAACCTCGCCGAGACCCTCACCTCGGCGGCGCTGGGCTTCGTCGTCGGGGTGTGCGGGGCGCTCATGCTGGCGGTCGTGGTCGTCCACGTGCCATGGCTGGCCGCGGCGGTGATGCCGGTCGCCGTGCTCGTGCACTCGACGCCGATCCTGGCGATCGCGCCCGCGCTGATCGTCGCGTTCGGCTTCAACCGGACGCCGCACGTCATCGTCGTCGCGCTGATCACGTTCTTCCCGATGCTGATCAACGGGATTACGGGGCTACGCGCCATCGACCCGGAGGCGCTCGACGTCTTCCGCGCCATGGCCGCCTCGCGCTGGGACGTGTTCGTCCGGCTCCGGGTGCCGAGCAGCCTCGGATACCTGTTCGCCGCGGCGAAGACCTGCGTGACGATGGCCGTCATCGGCGCGATCGTCTCGGAGTTCACCGGCACCAGCGAGGGCATCGGCGCGGTGATCGTGCAGTCGACGGTGTACCTGAACATCACGCAGATGTGGGGGGCGATCGCGGTGGCGGCGGCATGCTCCCTCGCCCTGCTCGGCGTGGTGACGCTCGTCGAACGGCTCGTGGTGCGCTGGTAG
- a CDS encoding ABC transporter substrate-binding protein: protein MRKRALVAAIAAALVVTACGSGDTVATPAAGSNLIGADRCAQNQEAGSITYLTSYDLGGAVGVLNMVAADALGYFRDLCLDVTVRPKADSNAQLVSAGTAQIAGVSSASDVLTASDNGAKIAGVMTYGNVGQVELVTMDDGSITSLKDLEGKILGYKGAMPAQLTSMLVAAGVDVGRVQQVSVGFDPAVLPQGAVQALQVYKDNEPRLLRGQGHAIREWNPADFGVQGTFSVMIANTDFGREHPTAVEDFVRASIAAMEWIDESDANLDQAIAWSQERSAAGYNAVNEKARWKDGSALARAHLLDGHGVGFQTPSVWQPEADSLLAAGKIKKPADVTAAQANQYVEAVYDGARLIWPAPGGTAGGSS from the coding sequence ATGAGGAAGCGTGCGCTCGTCGCCGCGATCGCGGCCGCCCTCGTCGTCACCGCGTGCGGTTCGGGGGACACGGTCGCCACCCCCGCCGCGGGCTCGAACCTCATCGGCGCCGACCGGTGCGCCCAGAACCAGGAGGCCGGATCGATCACCTATCTGACCTCGTACGACCTCGGCGGCGCGGTCGGCGTGCTCAACATGGTGGCCGCCGATGCACTCGGCTACTTCCGGGACCTGTGCCTCGACGTGACGGTTCGCCCCAAGGCGGACAGCAATGCGCAGCTCGTGAGCGCGGGGACCGCCCAGATCGCGGGGGTGAGCAGCGCGAGCGATGTGCTCACCGCCTCCGACAACGGCGCCAAGATCGCCGGGGTGATGACCTACGGCAACGTCGGCCAGGTCGAGCTCGTCACGATGGACGACGGGTCGATCACCTCGTTGAAGGACCTCGAGGGCAAGATCCTCGGCTACAAGGGCGCGATGCCGGCGCAGCTCACGTCGATGCTGGTTGCGGCAGGGGTCGACGTCGGGCGGGTACAGCAGGTGTCGGTCGGGTTCGATCCGGCTGTCCTGCCGCAGGGCGCGGTGCAGGCGCTGCAGGTCTACAAGGACAACGAGCCGCGCCTGCTGCGCGGCCAGGGGCACGCGATCCGTGAGTGGAATCCCGCCGACTTCGGGGTGCAGGGCACATTCTCGGTGATGATCGCCAACACCGACTTCGGCCGCGAGCACCCGACCGCGGTGGAGGACTTCGTCCGCGCGTCGATCGCGGCGATGGAGTGGATCGACGAGAGTGACGCCAACCTCGACCAGGCGATCGCGTGGTCGCAGGAACGCTCAGCGGCCGGCTACAACGCCGTGAACGAGAAGGCGCGGTGGAAGGACGGCAGCGCGCTCGCGCGGGCCCACCTCCTCGACGGGCACGGCGTCGGCTTCCAGACCCCGTCGGTCTGGCAGCCCGAGGCCGACTCGCTGCTGGCCGCCGGGAAGATCAAGAAACCGGCGGACGTCACGGCGGCGCAGGCCAACCAGTACGTCGAGGCCGTCTACGACGGGGCGCGGTTGATCTGGCCCGCACCGGGAGGGACCGCCGGTGGCAGCTCCTGA
- a CDS encoding GntR family transcriptional regulator: MTAPSPTLLAAHAYERLRTRILDGGLVSGQALSVPALASDLGMSRSPVREAVQRLIHDGLATHVAHKGAVVARVDAVELNHLYVVKEPLEGLAARLATERLTLDGERRLRTLLTEHEELLAGGGPESAHVRFDLELHRTVHLIADNPALLGVLDQFAGRTNLAFPTLWGEPEMARLALDEHRAIVEAMVAGDPEEADRAARRHVARIRIRWARRTGVGLPGTGASAVS, translated from the coding sequence GTGACCGCACCATCGCCGACGTTGCTGGCCGCTCACGCCTACGAGCGGCTCCGCACCCGGATCCTCGACGGCGGGTTGGTCTCCGGCCAGGCCCTGAGCGTGCCTGCCCTCGCGTCGGACCTGGGCATGAGCCGCAGCCCGGTGCGCGAGGCCGTGCAACGGCTCATCCACGACGGGCTCGCCACCCACGTCGCGCACAAGGGCGCTGTGGTCGCCCGGGTCGACGCGGTCGAGCTGAACCACCTCTACGTCGTCAAGGAGCCGTTGGAAGGGCTGGCCGCGCGGCTCGCCACGGAGCGGCTCACGCTCGACGGCGAGCGGCGGCTGCGCACCCTGCTCACCGAGCACGAGGAGCTCCTCGCGGGCGGCGGGCCGGAGAGCGCGCACGTCCGGTTCGATCTCGAGCTGCACCGCACCGTGCACCTCATCGCCGACAACCCGGCGCTGCTCGGCGTGCTCGACCAGTTCGCCGGCCGCACGAACCTCGCGTTCCCCACGCTGTGGGGCGAGCCGGAGATGGCGCGGCTCGCGCTCGACGAGCACCGCGCGATCGTCGAGGCGATGGTGGCGGGCGACCCCGAGGAGGCAGACCGGGCGGCGCGCAGGCACGTCGCGCGCATCCGCATCCGCTGGGCCCGGCGCACGGGTGTGGGCCTGCCGGGCACCGGCGCATCGGCCGTCTCGTGA
- a CDS encoding FAD-binding oxidoreductase, producing the protein MTQTSPTRLDDFVALLGEDRVLPAGPKASGYLRDFSWYSPVLENALADTTVDAVLRPGSVEELRAVIALAARHRTPVTLRGAGTGNYGQSLPLRRGFVVDVKGVAGVLDVTDGRIAMLPGTIMRTAEDAARETGQELAVMPTTYRIATAAGFICGGSGGIGAAVNGDLWDDNVLAVELLTVEDEPRLVRLEGDDVRPVLHTYGTIGVVTRVEMRLVPAHDYVPVIAVFDRFADAAAFGYDVVSSPVHARLVSLQQAPIGSMFTPLGGGFGPEEHVSLLWVDGTQLADMAELVAAHRGRLDREWPASTHISQFPFSHTILWSRKADPSSSWLQCEYAADRETFLEQVAALSAHYPGVFLQHVEFARSGARVRPLGIPPLVGLPDHEQALEELMEFCTSIGMTVLNPHSYVVEEGGFVGDTARVVELKQSCDPHDILNPGKLGDSFFTSRGLTPPSARTAPRAGRSAS; encoded by the coding sequence GTGACGCAGACGTCCCCCACCCGCCTCGACGACTTCGTCGCGCTACTCGGCGAGGACCGCGTGCTGCCCGCCGGGCCGAAGGCCAGCGGCTACCTGCGCGACTTCTCCTGGTACAGCCCCGTGCTGGAGAACGCGCTTGCCGACACGACCGTCGACGCCGTGCTGCGGCCGGGCAGCGTCGAGGAGCTCAGGGCGGTGATCGCGCTGGCGGCCCGGCACCGGACACCGGTGACCCTCCGCGGCGCCGGCACCGGCAACTACGGGCAGTCGCTGCCGCTGCGCCGTGGGTTCGTCGTCGACGTCAAGGGGGTGGCCGGGGTCCTGGACGTGACCGACGGCCGGATCGCGATGCTTCCGGGCACGATCATGCGCACGGCCGAGGACGCCGCCCGGGAGACCGGGCAGGAGCTGGCGGTCATGCCCACCACCTACCGGATCGCGACGGCCGCCGGGTTCATCTGCGGCGGGTCGGGTGGCATCGGTGCCGCCGTCAACGGTGACCTGTGGGACGACAACGTCCTGGCCGTGGAGCTCCTCACCGTCGAGGATGAGCCGCGGCTGGTGCGGCTCGAGGGCGACGATGTCCGGCCCGTGCTGCACACCTACGGCACGATCGGCGTGGTCACCCGGGTGGAGATGCGGCTGGTGCCGGCGCACGACTACGTGCCGGTGATCGCCGTCTTCGACCGTTTCGCCGACGCCGCCGCGTTCGGGTACGACGTGGTCTCCTCGCCCGTGCACGCCCGGCTCGTCTCACTGCAGCAGGCCCCGATCGGCAGCATGTTCACGCCGCTGGGCGGCGGGTTCGGGCCCGAGGAGCACGTCTCGTTGCTGTGGGTCGACGGCACCCAGCTCGCCGACATGGCCGAGCTGGTCGCGGCGCACCGCGGGCGGCTCGACCGGGAGTGGCCTGCGAGCACGCACATCAGCCAGTTCCCGTTCAGCCACACGATCCTCTGGAGCCGCAAGGCCGACCCCTCCTCGTCGTGGCTGCAGTGCGAGTACGCCGCCGACCGCGAGACGTTCCTGGAGCAGGTCGCCGCGCTATCGGCCCATTACCCCGGTGTCTTCCTCCAGCACGTCGAGTTCGCCCGCTCCGGCGCCCGCGTGCGCCCGCTCGGCATCCCGCCGCTCGTCGGGCTGCCCGACCACGAGCAGGCCCTCGAGGAGCTGATGGAGTTCTGCACGTCGATCGGCATGACCGTGCTGAACCCGCACAGCTACGTCGTGGAGGAGGGCGGGTTCGTCGGGGACACCGCCCGCGTGGTCGAGCTCAAGCAGTCATGCGACCCCCACGACATCCTCAACCCCGGGAAGCTCGGCGACAGCTTCTTCACCTCCCGGGGCCTCACTCCACCGAGCGCACGGACAGCACCCCGAGCAGGCAGGAGCGCCTCGTGA
- a CDS encoding substrate-binding domain-containing protein — translation MPVLQPDDTTVTAALVVPRQGPLGIIGPSSELSAELAAAEINEAGGVLGRQLRLVPVDGGADPRVVAHEVATLVTRGLVDAVIGNHTSAVRRELAPRVAPEVPYIYTAIYEGGERTPGVFLTGETPSNQLRPGMRLLADEFRVRRWCVVGNDYVWPRVTTAAAHHFARECGGRICAQMYVPQGTVDFTDAVERVERADVDAVLVLLVGQDAVHFHRAFAERELHRRCLRLTTLMDENMLLASGPEATVGLFAAAGYFESLTTPECLDFAGRYARRFGVDAPPVGNLGESCYEGVHLLHALVDRTRSVDVRAMTAISDGVSYTGARGVRHLRHRHSAQRIYLAEADALEFSVITELA, via the coding sequence ATGCCTGTGCTCCAGCCGGACGACACGACGGTGACCGCCGCCCTCGTCGTGCCCCGCCAGGGACCGCTCGGCATCATCGGCCCATCCAGCGAGCTGAGCGCGGAGCTGGCCGCCGCGGAGATCAACGAGGCCGGTGGGGTGCTCGGCCGGCAGCTTCGGCTCGTTCCGGTCGACGGCGGGGCCGATCCGCGGGTGGTCGCGCACGAGGTTGCGACGCTCGTGACGCGAGGGCTGGTCGATGCGGTGATCGGCAACCACACGTCGGCGGTCCGACGCGAGCTCGCGCCGCGCGTCGCGCCGGAGGTGCCGTACATCTACACGGCCATCTACGAGGGCGGGGAGCGCACGCCCGGCGTCTTCCTCACCGGCGAGACGCCGAGCAACCAGCTGCGGCCCGGTATGCGGCTGCTCGCCGACGAATTCCGTGTGCGCCGCTGGTGCGTCGTGGGCAACGACTACGTCTGGCCCAGGGTGACGACAGCAGCGGCACACCACTTCGCGCGCGAGTGCGGCGGCCGGATCTGCGCGCAGATGTACGTCCCCCAGGGCACCGTCGACTTCACGGACGCTGTCGAACGTGTGGAGCGGGCCGACGTCGATGCCGTGCTGGTGCTGCTGGTCGGGCAGGATGCCGTGCACTTCCACCGGGCATTCGCCGAGCGCGAGCTGCATCGCCGGTGCCTGCGCCTCACCACGCTGATGGACGAGAACATGCTGCTCGCCTCCGGTCCGGAGGCCACTGTGGGGCTGTTCGCGGCGGCCGGTTACTTCGAGTCCCTGACCACGCCTGAGTGTCTCGACTTCGCCGGGCGCTACGCCCGGCGGTTCGGGGTCGACGCGCCGCCGGTCGGCAACCTCGGCGAGTCCTGCTACGAGGGCGTCCACTTGTTGCACGCGTTGGTCGACCGCACACGATCCGTCGACGTTCGCGCCATGACGGCGATCTCGGACGGCGTGTCCTACACGGGTGCGCGTGGTGTGCGACACCTGCGCCACCGCCATTCCGCCCAGCGCATCTACCTGGCCGAGGCCGACGCCCTGGAGTTCTCGGTAATCACCGAGCTGGCCTGA
- a CDS encoding ABC transporter substrate-binding protein: MLTPVLALLVVAACGGPGTSGSGATGAPQTGGTLAIGIESEVDVLDPQRAGGWVSWRVNRQMFEPLVDEDLSKPSAEVAVPPLRPGLAESWDISPDGTVYTFHIRPNVTFHDGTPLDAAAVEFNIRRMWDSSFEFYDAKAAAQTTFVWQYLGSVSTPDPMTVQLTMKQPFEPLLRLFAQGGSGSTGIMSPAAIRTYGNDDVAEHPAGTGPFRFAERVRGQRITLERNDAYWGQKPYLDKVVFRPLPDPSARVAALRADEVDMIAVPPPDSVQSLKDSGFQISDGVPPHVWYLSFNFADPIMSNKLVRQAINLAIDRQGMATTLLRDTVEPAYDVQAPANAAYVENTAAYGYDPDRAKQLLAEAGYPDGFETTMMTSVDGSGQIIPVPMAEYIQQDLAKVGIRITLDTTEWISYLSKWAQGTPAGVGWAQQSWGMTTPYWLYIATSSSLRAPNGPNVGGYSNPELDQVMAQAITTTSEEQAVELWKQANRIVTDDAAIAPVVNDKAPYVLSADVQGFVSASEEWYDLNTVWLS; encoded by the coding sequence GTGTTGACCCCGGTCCTCGCCCTGCTCGTGGTCGCGGCGTGCGGCGGTCCCGGCACCTCGGGGTCAGGAGCCACCGGCGCTCCACAGACCGGAGGGACGCTGGCGATCGGCATCGAGTCGGAGGTCGACGTCCTCGACCCGCAGCGGGCCGGTGGCTGGGTGTCGTGGCGCGTGAACCGGCAGATGTTCGAGCCGCTCGTGGACGAGGACCTGTCGAAGCCCTCCGCCGAGGTCGCGGTGCCGCCGCTGCGCCCGGGTCTGGCCGAGTCGTGGGACATCTCCCCCGACGGCACGGTCTACACCTTCCACATCCGCCCGAACGTGACCTTCCACGACGGCACACCGCTGGACGCCGCGGCCGTCGAGTTCAACATCCGACGGATGTGGGACTCCTCGTTCGAGTTCTACGACGCGAAGGCGGCCGCCCAGACGACCTTCGTCTGGCAGTACCTGGGCTCGGTATCGACGCCGGACCCGATGACCGTCCAGCTGACGATGAAGCAACCCTTCGAGCCGCTGCTCCGGCTGTTCGCGCAGGGTGGCAGCGGATCCACCGGGATCATGAGCCCCGCCGCGATCCGCACCTACGGCAACGATGACGTGGCCGAACACCCGGCCGGCACCGGTCCGTTCAGGTTCGCCGAACGGGTCCGCGGGCAGCGCATCACGCTGGAGCGCAACGACGCGTACTGGGGCCAGAAGCCCTACCTGGACAAGGTCGTGTTCCGGCCGCTCCCCGACCCCTCCGCCCGGGTCGCCGCGCTGCGTGCCGACGAGGTCGACATGATCGCGGTGCCGCCGCCCGACAGCGTGCAGAGCCTGAAGGACTCCGGCTTCCAGATCTCGGACGGGGTGCCGCCCCACGTCTGGTATCTGTCGTTCAACTTCGCCGACCCGATCATGAGCAACAAGCTCGTGCGCCAGGCGATCAACCTCGCCATCGACCGGCAGGGCATGGCCACCACCTTGCTGCGCGACACGGTCGAGCCGGCCTACGACGTGCAGGCCCCGGCCAATGCCGCCTACGTCGAGAACACCGCCGCCTACGGCTACGACCCGGATCGCGCCAAGCAGTTGCTCGCCGAGGCCGGATACCCGGACGGGTTCGAGACGACGATGATGACCTCGGTCGACGGCTCCGGGCAGATCATTCCCGTCCCGATGGCCGAGTACATCCAGCAGGACCTGGCCAAGGTCGGCATCCGGATCACGCTCGACACGACGGAGTGGATCTCCTACCTCAGCAAGTGGGCGCAGGGCACGCCGGCCGGCGTCGGCTGGGCCCAGCAGTCCTGGGGCATGACCACGCCGTACTGGCTCTACATCGCGACGTCGTCGAGCCTGCGCGCCCCGAACGGGCCCAACGTGGGCGGCTACTCCAACCCCGAGCTCGACCAGGTGATGGCCCAGGCAATCACCACGACGAGCGAGGAGCAGGCCGTCGAGCTCTGGAAGCAGGCCAACCGCATCGTCACCGACGACGCGGCGATCGCGCCCGTCGTGAACGACAAGGCGCCGTACGTGCTCAGCGCGGACGTGCAGGGCTTCGTCTCGGCCAGCGAGGAGTGGTACGACCTGAACACGGTCTGGCTCTCGTGA
- a CDS encoding VOC family protein — translation MNLDHVALEETDIEAAVALHVDVLGFALLRWGRHVATGRRIAMLADPDGGKVELIEVEVVTGELAHIAYRTGGPADLDAAHVALLHAGCTELNPPFRLEPAKARTSFVRDAAGRRVQLIAYDPDSPDLRKP, via the coding sequence GTGAACCTCGATCACGTTGCGCTGGAGGAGACCGACATCGAGGCCGCCGTCGCGCTGCACGTGGACGTGCTCGGCTTCGCGCTGCTGCGCTGGGGCCGGCACGTCGCCACCGGGCGCCGGATCGCGATGCTCGCCGACCCCGACGGCGGAAAGGTCGAGCTCATCGAGGTCGAGGTGGTGACCGGGGAGCTCGCGCACATCGCCTACCGCACCGGCGGGCCGGCCGATCTCGACGCCGCACACGTCGCGCTGCTGCACGCCGGCTGCACCGAGTTGAACCCGCCGTTCCGGTTGGAGCCCGCCAAGGCCCGCACCTCGTTCGTGCGCGACGCAGCGGGCCGCCGGGTGCAGCTGATCGCCTACGACCCCGATTCCCCCGACCTGAGGAAGCCGTGA
- a CDS encoding MarR family winged helix-turn-helix transcriptional regulator: protein MFPPHATRDLSHLVSHVERQVTEHVGAALQPEGCDLDEWRVLNLLSEGAGLPMTTVADCVGTKAPALTRLVDRLVANNLVYRRIDLADRRRVRILLTPRGKSLHRRLAVLVERSQAELFASPEDAELLRDLLCRLAGADEGLLPATRT from the coding sequence ATGTTTCCTCCGCACGCGACGCGTGACCTGTCCCACCTCGTCAGCCATGTGGAACGGCAGGTCACGGAGCACGTCGGGGCCGCGCTCCAACCCGAAGGCTGCGACCTCGACGAGTGGCGTGTGCTCAACCTCCTGTCGGAGGGCGCCGGGCTCCCGATGACCACCGTCGCCGACTGCGTCGGGACGAAGGCGCCTGCCCTCACCCGCCTGGTGGACAGGCTCGTGGCGAACAACCTCGTCTACCGCAGGATCGACCTCGCTGACCGCCGCCGCGTCCGCATCCTCCTGACCCCGCGGGGGAAGAGCCTGCACCGCCGCCTCGCCGTGCTCGTCGAGCGGAGCCAGGCCGAGCTGTTCGCGTCGCCGGAGGACGCCGAGCTCCTCCGCGACCTGCTGTGCCGGCTCGCCGGGGCAGACGAGGGTCTGCTCCCCGCGACTCGGACGTAG